One window from the genome of Microcebus murinus isolate Inina chromosome X, M.murinus_Inina_mat1.0, whole genome shotgun sequence encodes:
- the MID1IP1 gene encoding mid1-interacting protein 1, with protein MMQICDTYNQKHSLFNAMNRFIGAVNNMDQTVMVPSLLRDVPLAEPGLDNDVGVEEVGGSGGCLEEHASPAPGPGTANGSFFAPSRDMYSHYVLLKSIRNDIEWGVLHQPPPPAGSEEGSAWKSKDILVDLSHLEGADAGEEDLEQQFHYHLRGLHTVLSKLTRKANILTNRYKQEIGFGNWGH; from the coding sequence ATGATGCAAATCTGCGATACCTATAACCAAAAGCACTCGCTCTTTAACGCCATGAATCGCTTCATCGGCGCCGTGAACAACATGGACCAGACGGTGATGGTGCCCAGCTTGCTGCGCGACGTGCCCCTGGCTGAGCCGGGGTTAGACAACGACGTCGGCGTGGAGGAGGTAGGCGGCAGTGGCGGCTGCCTGGAGGAGCACGCGTCCCCAGCCCCGGGCCCAGGCACCGCCAATGGCAGCTTTTTCGCGCCCTCCCGGGACATGTACAGCCACTACGTGCTGCTTAAGTCGATCCGCAACGACATCGAGTGGGGCGTCCTGCACCAGCCGCCGCCACCGGCGGGGAGCGAGGAGGGCAGCGCCTGGAAGTCCAAGGACATCCTGGTGGACCTGAGCCACTTGGAGGGCGCGGACGCCGGCGAGGAAGACCTGGAGCAGCAGTTCCACTACCACCTGCGCGGGCTGCACACTGTGCTCTCCAAACTCACGCGCAAAGCCAACATTCTCACTAACAGATACAAGCAAGAGATCGGCTTCGGCAACTGGGGCCACTGA